One segment of Panicum virgatum strain AP13 chromosome 1K, P.virgatum_v5, whole genome shotgun sequence DNA contains the following:
- the LOC120639657 gene encoding ADP-ribosylation factor-like codes for MGQAFRKLFDAFFGTSEMRVVMLGLDAAGKTTILYKLHIGEVLSTVPTIGFNVEKVQYKNVMFTVWDVGGQEKLRPLWRHYFNNTDGLIYVVDSLDRERIGKAKAEFQAIINDPLMLNSVILVFANKQDMKGAMTPMEVCEGLGLYDLKIRIWHIQGSCALKGDGLYEGLDWLASTLKELEASGRLPSGGTSLF; via the exons ATGGGGCAGGCGTTCCGCAAGCTGTTCGATGCCTTCTTCGGCACCAGCGAGATGAGG GTCGTGATGCTTGGGCTGGATGCCGCGGGCAAAACCACCATCCTGTACAAGCTGCATATCGGGGAGGTTTTGTCGACTGTTCCCACGATTG GTTTCAATGTCGAGAAAGTGCAGTACAAGAATGTGATGTTTACTGTTTGGGATGTCGGTGGCCAAGAGAAATTGAGGCCCCTGTGGAGGCACTACTTCAACAACACAGATGGCTTG ATCTACGTGGTTGATTCATTGGATCGAGAGAGAATTGGAAAAGCCAAAGCTGAATTTCAG GCAATAATTAATGATCCTTTGATGCTTAACAGTGTCATATTGGTATTTGCCAATAAACAAGATATG AAAGGGGCAATGACACCAATGGAGGTCTGTGAGGGCCTTGGTCTTTATGATTTGAAAATTCGAATCTGGCACATCCAGGGCTCCTGTGCCCTAAAAGGCGACGGTCTATATGAGGGCTTGGACTGGTTGGCAAGCACGCTGAAGGAACTGGAAGCTTCAGGTCGCCTACCGTCAGGAGGGACCTCGTTGTTCTAA
- the LOC120639663 gene encoding nucleolin 2-like isoform X2 produces the protein MEAAAAMDFHALSRRELQALCKRNGVRANMTNAAMAEALQGLASVDGIEEIGTTLCLPTPGRSAMKSAAKKTELTEEEQQQHGSPLPRGRRVSVKSPEAIRMEVEEGEDEKKRDLVKEIVRTPGVALRSTSRRARATPATTRRAPARKAEEVAPTPATLRRSQRTAARKAPAPVEEEQPAEDVSAAKRATRSTKSKMTMALDQEDEVVAAASKEKVQQEEPKAIASDVRCDDPDEDEVTKLPEGDNKEEEAEEGQEAGSSDAAIGSAVPSDKSCDDTKMEEEMVVMEEEDTKPQEGVVEEKEPNSVEKPSPLATMEDSPILGVLSKSEASEPVIQKAQDATLEDDEGYAEWSPVTKVADEIDADEMPQAGLEDDEIGEEDEEDDLIELKGEADDDMPQSELEDDETSEEDDLTELKEEAAAKMLPAELSDDETSDEEEEDGLPELKEGTAAKMPQADLSDDETSEEDEEWASDDAEASEEINTSDESDQEADETDEETDTADVVQMLQGTVIAEEVNEDASTEDDDFSGDLPPEFDNVAIFNDSDVKSDIAAPVLEENQTSVKSLDDSAITEEQEADATEKAMKEIDTIVKSLDEFTIKEGEAKEEMHKLPQVDDFESMSLRKLQATYKERLIASKEAAKGKRLPLEEVDENAFGDC, from the exons atggaggcggcggcggccatggactTCCACGCGCTCTCGCGCCGCGAGCTCCAGGCGCTGTGCAAGCGCAACGGCGTCCGCGCCAACATGACCaacgccgccatggccgaggCGCTCCAGGGCCTGGCCTCG GTCGATGGGATCGAAGAGATCGGCACGACGCTCTGCCTCCCCACGCCGGGGAGgtcggcgatgaagtcggcGGCGAAGAAGACGGAGCTGActgaggaggagcagcagcagcacggtaGCCCGctcccgcgcggccgccgcgtgtCTGTGAAATCGCCCGAGGCCATCCGGATGGAGGTCGAGGAGGGCGAGGACGAGAAGAAGCGGGATCTGGTGAAGGAGATCGTAAGGACCCCAGGCGTGGCACTGCGCAGCACCAGCCGTCGCGCGCGGGCCACGCCCGCGACGACGAGGAGGGCCCCGGCGCGgaaggcggaggaggtggcACCAACTCCAGCCACCCTGCGGAGGAGCCAGAGGACCGCGGCTCGGAAGGCTCCGGCACCCGTGGAGGAGGAGCAACCCGCCGAAGATGTGTCCGCCGCAAAGAGAGCGACAAGGTCCACGAAATCCAAGATGACGATGGCTTTAGACCAGGAAGACGAGGTGGTGGCAGCCGCATCAAAGGAGAAGGTGCAGCAAGAGGAACCGAAAG CCATCGCCTCTGATGTGCGATGTGATGACCCCGATGAGGACGAAGTTACCAAGCTTCCGGAAGGAGACAACAAAGAggaggaagcagaggagggcCAGGAAG CTGGTTCTTCTGATGCGGCCATTGGGTCTGCAGTACCTTCAGATAAGAGTTGCGATGATACTAAGATGGAGGAAGAGATGGTTGTGATGGAGGAAGAGGACACAAAGCCCCAGGAAG GAGTTGTGGAAGAAAAGGAACCAAACAGTGTCGAGAAGCCTTCTCCATTGGCAACCATGGAGGATTCACCAATCCTAGGTGTCCTGTCCAAGTCTGAAGCCTCAGAACCAGTCATTCAGAAGGCACAAGATGCCAcacttgaagatgatgaaggcTACGCTGAATGGTCACCTGTGACAAAGGTTGCTGATGAGATCGATGCTGATGAGATGCCTCAAGCTGGACTGGAAGATGATGAGATcggtgaagaagatgaggaagatgacCTTATTGAACTGAAAGGAGAGGCTGATGATGACATGCCACAGTCTGAACTGGAAGACGATGAAACAAGTGAAGAAG ATGACCTCACTGAACTGAAAGAAGAGGCTGCTGCTAAGATGCTGCCGGCTGAACTGTCAGACGATGAAACCAGtgatgaagaggaggaagatggcCTTCCTGAACTGAAAGAAGGGACTGCTGCTAAGATGCCGCAGGCTGACCTCTCAGATGATGAGACcagtgaagaagatgaggaatgGGCTTCAGATGACGCTGAGGCCTCTGAGGAAATTAACACCTCTGATGAGAGCGATCAAGAGGCTGATGAGACTGATGAGGAGACTGACACTGCTGATGTGGTCCAGATGTTGCAGGGAACTGTGATTGCTGAAGAGGTCAATGAAGATGCTTCTACTGAAGATGATGATTTCAGCGGTGACCTACCACCAGAGTTTGACAATGTTGCAATATTCAATGATTCTGATGTTAAGAGTGATATTGCTGCTCCGGTGCTTGAAGAAAACCAGACTTCTGTGAAATCCCTGGATGATTCTGCCATCACTGAAGAGCAGGAGGCTGATGCTACTGAAAAAGCAATGAAAGAGATTGACACCATTGTGAAGTCCCTCGATGAATTCACCATCAAGGAGGGAGAAGCAAAGGAGGAGATGCATAAGCTGCCGCAAGTTGATGATTTTGAAAGCATGAGCCTGAGGAAGCTTCAGGCCACATACAAGGAACGTCTTATTGCTTCAAAG GAGGCCGCCAAAGGGAAGAGGCTGCCGCTCGAGGAGGTGGATGAGAATGCCTTCGGCGACTGCTGA
- the LOC120639663 gene encoding glutamic acid-rich protein-like isoform X1: MEAAAAMDFHALSRRELQALCKRNGVRANMTNAAMAEALQGLASVDGIEEIGTTLCLPTPGRSAMKSAAKKTELTEEEQQQHGSPLPRGRRVSVKSPEAIRMEVEEGEDEKKRDLVKEIVRTPGVALRSTSRRARATPATTRRAPARKAEEVAPTPATLRRSQRTAARKAPAPVEEEQPAEDVSAAKRATRSTKSKMTMALDQEDEVVAAASKEKVQQEEPKAIASDVRCDDPDEDEVTKLPEGDNKEEEAEEGQEAGSSDAAIGSAVPSDKSCDDTKMEEEMVVMEEEDTKPQEGVVEEKEPNSVEKPSPLATMEDSPILGVLSKSEASEPVIQKAQDATLEDDEGYAEWSPVTKVADEIDADEMPQAGLEDDEIGEEDEEDDLIELKGEADDDMPQSELEDDETSEEDDLTELKEGAAAKMLPAELSDDETSDEEEEDDLPELKEGTAAKMPQADLSDDETSEEDDLTELKEEAAAKMLPAELSDDETSDEEEEDGLPELKEGTAAKMPQADLSDDETSEEDEEWASDDAEASEEINTSDESDQEADETDEETDTADVVQMLQGTVIAEEVNEDASTEDDDFSGDLPPEFDNVAIFNDSDVKSDIAAPVLEENQTSVKSLDDSAITEEQEADATEKAMKEIDTIVKSLDEFTIKEGEAKEEMHKLPQVDDFESMSLRKLQATYKERLIASKEAAKGKRLPLEEVDENAFGDC, encoded by the exons atggaggcggcggcggccatggactTCCACGCGCTCTCGCGCCGCGAGCTCCAGGCGCTGTGCAAGCGCAACGGCGTCCGCGCCAACATGACCaacgccgccatggccgaggCGCTCCAGGGCCTGGCCTCG GTCGATGGGATCGAAGAGATCGGCACGACGCTCTGCCTCCCCACGCCGGGGAGgtcggcgatgaagtcggcGGCGAAGAAGACGGAGCTGActgaggaggagcagcagcagcacggtaGCCCGctcccgcgcggccgccgcgtgtCTGTGAAATCGCCCGAGGCCATCCGGATGGAGGTCGAGGAGGGCGAGGACGAGAAGAAGCGGGATCTGGTGAAGGAGATCGTAAGGACCCCAGGCGTGGCACTGCGCAGCACCAGCCGTCGCGCGCGGGCCACGCCCGCGACGACGAGGAGGGCCCCGGCGCGgaaggcggaggaggtggcACCAACTCCAGCCACCCTGCGGAGGAGCCAGAGGACCGCGGCTCGGAAGGCTCCGGCACCCGTGGAGGAGGAGCAACCCGCCGAAGATGTGTCCGCCGCAAAGAGAGCGACAAGGTCCACGAAATCCAAGATGACGATGGCTTTAGACCAGGAAGACGAGGTGGTGGCAGCCGCATCAAAGGAGAAGGTGCAGCAAGAGGAACCGAAAG CCATCGCCTCTGATGTGCGATGTGATGACCCCGATGAGGACGAAGTTACCAAGCTTCCGGAAGGAGACAACAAAGAggaggaagcagaggagggcCAGGAAG CTGGTTCTTCTGATGCGGCCATTGGGTCTGCAGTACCTTCAGATAAGAGTTGCGATGATACTAAGATGGAGGAAGAGATGGTTGTGATGGAGGAAGAGGACACAAAGCCCCAGGAAG GAGTTGTGGAAGAAAAGGAACCAAACAGTGTCGAGAAGCCTTCTCCATTGGCAACCATGGAGGATTCACCAATCCTAGGTGTCCTGTCCAAGTCTGAAGCCTCAGAACCAGTCATTCAGAAGGCACAAGATGCCAcacttgaagatgatgaaggcTACGCTGAATGGTCACCTGTGACAAAGGTTGCTGATGAGATCGATGCTGATGAGATGCCTCAAGCTGGACTGGAAGATGATGAGATcggtgaagaagatgaggaagatgacCTTATTGAACTGAAAGGAGAGGCTGATGATGACATGCCACAGTCTGAACTGGAAGACGATGAAACAAGTGAAGAAGATGACCTCACTGAACTGAAAGAAGGGGCTGCTGCTAAGATGTTGCCGGCTGAACTGTCAGACGATGAAACCAGtgatgaagaggaggaagatgacctTCCTGAACTGAAAGAAGGGACTGCTGCTAAGATGCCGCAGGCTGACCTCTCAGATGATGAGACAAGTGAAGAAGATGACCTCACTGAACTGAAAGAAGAGGCTGCTGCTAAGATGCTGCCGGCTGAACTGTCAGACGATGAAACCAGtgatgaagaggaggaagatggcCTTCCTGAACTGAAAGAAGGGACTGCTGCTAAGATGCCGCAGGCTGACCTCTCAGATGATGAGACcagtgaagaagatgaggaatgGGCTTCAGATGACGCTGAGGCCTCTGAGGAAATTAACACCTCTGATGAGAGCGATCAAGAGGCTGATGAGACTGATGAGGAGACTGACACTGCTGATGTGGTCCAGATGTTGCAGGGAACTGTGATTGCTGAAGAGGTCAATGAAGATGCTTCTACTGAAGATGATGATTTCAGCGGTGACCTACCACCAGAGTTTGACAATGTTGCAATATTCAATGATTCTGATGTTAAGAGTGATATTGCTGCTCCGGTGCTTGAAGAAAACCAGACTTCTGTGAAATCCCTGGATGATTCTGCCATCACTGAAGAGCAGGAGGCTGATGCTACTGAAAAAGCAATGAAAGAGATTGACACCATTGTGAAGTCCCTCGATGAATTCACCATCAAGGAGGGAGAAGCAAAGGAGGAGATGCATAAGCTGCCGCAAGTTGATGATTTTGAAAGCATGAGCCTGAGGAAGCTTCAGGCCACATACAAGGAACGTCTTATTGCTTCAAAG GAGGCCGCCAAAGGGAAGAGGCTGCCGCTCGAGGAGGTGGATGAGAATGCCTTCGGCGACTGCTGA
- the LOC120639647 gene encoding uncharacterized protein LOC120639647 has translation MTPSPASTSASDSGMLGRRLARLPAAAAGARGAAATRARMKVGCVLLDHVAPRLAVASATLVGAREVIAAAAAAGAGGSGAVHGAVASTLAQVAVTAVAIASGACLSTKVDFLWPRIEQLPDTLIFEGVEVTGYQIFKDPKVQKAIKFASTAHLGQFRRTGDPYVAHCIHTAKILAALVPSTGERAVNTVVAGILHDVVDDTSESLKSIEEQFGDDVANLVSGVSKLSYINQLLRRHRQKNTGGSTLTSEEANNLRVMLLGMVDDPRVVLIKLADRLHNMRTIYALPVPKAEAVAQETLAVWCSLASRLGVWALKAELEDLCFAVLQPQIFKKIRSELTLMWSSTGKSKSMRRSSIRSELLASMKDGHMASIQDLFSSCNQEKPNMKDLLQAVLPFDIFLDRKRRSYFLSNLNSTSGEPVPKPKIVDDAAVALASLASCEEELERELLISTSYIPGMEVTLSSRLKSLYSIYCKMKRKGVGLRHVYDVRALRVIVGDKNGALHGPAVRSCYSILDIVHRLWTPIDGEFDDYIINPKGSGYQSLHTVVQASDSSRLEVQIRTQRMHEYAEHGLAAHWLYKESKVEYRGGMSKRISQSTSYSSSSSEDESSIPDDLPSKYSSLKVGHPVLRIEGSHLLAAVIVSIDKGGKELIVAVSFSLEASEAVAERRSSYQLKRWEAYARLHKKVSEKWWCAPGHGDWSTNLERYTLCQDGIFHKQDQFGRLLPTFIQIIDLTEEEEEEYWMVVSAIFEGKETSSLPSESSYADKSSSDPPSSTPSSDPINNKVQLLRTMLQWEEQVHRGTSLAERSLGVSTCTKPILHEVAIIFWPNGKIMRMSTGSTAADAARRMGVEGKLLRVNGQLVLPQTELKDGDIVEVRV, from the exons atGACGCCATCGCCGGCGTCAACGTCAGCCTCCGACTCCGGGAtgctcggccgccgcctcgcgcggctcccggcggcggccgccggggcgcgcggggccgcggcgACGCGGGCGCGGATGAAGGTGGGGTGCGTGCTGCTCGACCACGTGGCCCCGCGGCTCGCGGTGGCCTCGGCGACGCTGGTGGGGGCGCGGGAGGTgatcgcggcggccgccgccgcgggcgcggggggAAGCGGCGCGGTGCACGGCGCCGTGGCGTCGACGCTCGCGCAGGTCGCGGTCACCGCCGTGGCGATCGCCTCGGGGGCGTGCCTGTCCACCAAGGTCGACTTCCTCTGGCCTCGCATCGAGCAGTTGCCAG ACACTCTTATATTTGAAGGAGTAGAGGTGACAGGATACCAGATATTTAAGGACCCAAAGGTGCAGAAAGCAATAAAATTTGCTAGTACAGCGCACCTTGGCCAATTTAGGAGAACAGGAGATCCATATGTTGCACACTGCATACATACTGCGAAAATTTTAGCTGCCTTGGTTCCATCAACTGGAGAAAGA GCAGTTAATACAGTTGTGGCTGGCATTCTTCACGATGTTGTTGATGATACATCAGAGAGTTTGAAGAGCATTGAAGAACAGTTTGGTGATGATGTTGCTAACTTGGTATCTGGTGTATCAAAATTAAGCTACATAAATCAG CTACTGCGCAGGCATCGGCAAAAAAACACTGGTGGGAGCACTCTTACTTCAGAAGAA GCAAATAATCTGCGTGTTATGTTACTGGGGATGGTTGATGATCCTCGTGTGGTGCTCATCAAGCTGGCAGACCGCTTGCACAATATGCGAACTAT TTATGCTCTTCCTGTACCGAAAGCTGAAGCTGTTGCTCAAGAGACATTGGCTGTCTGGTGTTCACTTGCTTCTCGTTTGGGAGTCTGGGCTTTGAAAGCTGAGCTGGAAGATTTATGCTTTGCTGTTCTTCAG CCTCAAATCTTCAAGAAAATACGATCTGAACTTACTTTAATGTGGAGTAGTACGGGCAAATCCAAAAGTATGAGAAGATCATCAATTAGAAGCGAATTGCTTGCCTCGATGAAAGATGGGCATATGGCATCTATCCAAGATTTGTTTAGTTCGTGCAACCAAGAAAAACCAAATATGAAG gacctACTGCAGGCTGTATTGCCATTTGACATCTTTTTGGATCGGAAGAGGCGCTCGTACTTCCTTAGTAATCTCAATAGTACTTCTGGAGAACCTGTACCAAAACCTAAGATTGTTGACGATGCTGCTGTTGCATTGGCATCTTTAGCATCTTGTGAGGAAGAACTTGAGCGAGAATTACTCATATCAACATC GTATATACCTGGGATGGAAGTGACTTTGTCGAGTAGACTCAAGAGTTTATACAGTATCTACTGCAAG ATGAAAAGGAAAGGTGTAGGACTTAGACACGTGTATGATGTTCGAGCATTGAGGGTGATTGTTGGGGACAAAAATGGTGCATTGCATGGACCTGCTGTCCGGAGTTGTTACAGCATTCTTGATATAGTACACAG GCTATGGACTCCAATTGATGGGGAGTTTGATGACTACATTATCAATCCTAAGGGTAGTGGATACCAG TCACTCCACACAGTCGTTCAGGCATCTGATAGCTCACGGCTGGAGGTCCAAATTAGAACCCAG CGAATGCATGAGTATGCAGAACATGGACTTGCTGCTCATTGGCTTTATAAGGAGAGCAAAGTTGAATACAGAGGTGGCATGAGTAAGAGAATAAGCCAAAGTACATCATATTCATCTAGTTCTTCAGAAGATGAAAGTTCTATACCAGATGATCTTCCATCAAAGTACAGTTCTTTGAAAGTGGGGCATCCGGTGCTAAGAATTGAAGGTAGTCACTTGCTAGCAGCTGTCATAGTCAG TATAGATAAAGGAGGGAAAGAATTGATTGTTGCTGTAAGTTTTAGCCTTGAAGCTTCTGAAGCTGTAGCTGAGAGAAGGTCATCTTATCAGTTGAAGCGTTGGGAAGCCTATGCTAGGCTTCATAAGAAG GTTTCTGAGAAGTGGTGGTGTGCACCTGGACATGGTGATTGGTCAACAAATCTGGAGAGGTACACATTATGCCAGGATGGCATATTTCATAAG CAAGACCAATTTGGGAGACTTTTGCCTACATTTATTCAAATAATTGATTTGacggaagaggaagaggaagagtaTTGGATGGTCGTATCTGCCATATTCGAGGGCAAAGAGACTTCCAGTCTACCATCTGAGTCGAGTTATGCTGATAAATCGTCATCTGATCCTCCCAGTTCTACTCCATCAAGTGACCCCATCAACAATAAG GTGCAATTGCTCAGGACCATGCTTCAATGGGAGGAGCAAGTTCATCGGGGCACATCTTTGGCAGAGAGAAGTCTTGGTGTAAGCACCTGCACAAAACCAATCCTGCATGAGGTGGCCATAATCTTCTGGCCGAACGGGAAGATTATGAGGATGAGCACTGGTAGCACAGCCGCTGATGCTGCTAGAAGAATGGGCGTTGAAGGGAAGCTACTTCGGGTCAATGGCCAACTAGTGCTGCCCCAAACAGAGCTCAAGGATGGGGATATAGTTGAAGTGAGAGTATAG
- the LOC120639664 gene encoding 60S ribosomal protein L12 — MPPKLDPSQVVEVFVRVTGGEVGAASSLAPKIGPLGLSPKKIGEDIAKETAKDWKGLRVTVKLTVQNRQAKVSVVPSAAALVIKALKEPERDRKKVKNIKHSGNISLDDVIEIARTMRVRSMAKEMAGTVKEILGTCVSVGCTVDGKDPKDLQQEIDDGDVEIPSA, encoded by the coding sequence ATGCCGCCCAAGCTCGACCCGTCGCAGGTGGTGGAGGTGTTCGTCCGcgtgaccggcggcgaggtcggtgcGGCCTCTTCCCTTGCCCCCAAGATTGGTCCGCTCGGTCTCTCGCCCAAGAAGATCGGTGAGGACATCGCCAAGGAGACGGCCAAGGACTGGAAGGGCCTGCGCGTCACCGTCAAGCTCACCGTCCAGAACCGGCAGGCCAAGGTCTCCGTCgtgccctccgccgcggcgctcgTCATCAAGGCGCTCAAGGAGCCCGAGAGGGACCGCAAGAAGGTCAAGAACATCAAGCACAGTGGCAACATCAGCCTCGATGACGTCATCGAGATCGCCCGGACCATGAGGGTCAGGTCCATGGCCAAGGAGATGGCCGGCACCGTCAAGGAGATCCTCGGCACCTGCGTCAGCGTCGGGTGCACCGTCGACGGCAAGGACCCCAAGGACCTCCAGCAGGAGAtcgacgacggcgacgtcgAGATCCCGTCAGCTTAA